In one window of Polaromonas naphthalenivorans CJ2 DNA:
- the pqqB gene encoding pyrroloquinoline quinone biosynthesis protein PqqB, giving the protein MRIRVLGSSAGGGFPQWNCNCPNCDGLRRGSIRAQARTQSSIAVTVDGTDWLLVNASPDVLTQIRAAPELQPARAQRDSGIAAVLLMDAQIDHVTGLLMLRERQSPLPLLATPEVLGDLTEGFPITRILSHYCGVTPTPLRLDGDFMAVPELPGMAIRPVLLSSKPPPYSPFRNCPRPGDNIGLLLENPATGQRVFYAPGLGEMTPALLDLMAQCSVVLVDGTFWTEDEMQRLGLSKKSAAEMGHLPQSGPQGMIAQLDTLPAATRKILIHINNTNPILREDSPERALLTAHGIEVAFDGMDIVF; this is encoded by the coding sequence ATGCGCATTCGAGTTTTAGGTTCCTCCGCCGGCGGCGGCTTTCCCCAGTGGAATTGCAACTGCCCCAACTGCGACGGCCTGCGTCGCGGCAGCATTCGGGCCCAGGCCAGAACGCAGTCGTCCATTGCCGTGACCGTCGATGGCACTGACTGGCTGCTGGTCAATGCTTCGCCGGATGTGCTGACCCAGATTCGGGCCGCCCCCGAGTTGCAGCCCGCACGCGCCCAGCGCGACAGCGGCATTGCCGCCGTGCTGCTGATGGACGCCCAGATCGATCATGTCACCGGCCTGCTGATGCTTCGCGAGCGGCAAAGCCCCTTGCCGCTGCTGGCAACGCCCGAGGTGCTTGGCGACCTGACCGAAGGCTTTCCCATCACCCGGATTCTGTCGCACTACTGCGGCGTCACGCCGACTCCCTTGCGCCTGGATGGCGATTTCATGGCAGTGCCCGAGCTGCCGGGCATGGCGATACGGCCGGTTCTTTTGTCCTCCAAGCCGCCGCCTTATTCGCCTTTTCGGAATTGTCCGCGACCGGGCGACAACATCGGTTTGCTGCTGGAGAACCCGGCCACCGGGCAACGCGTGTTTTACGCGCCCGGCCTGGGGGAAATGACGCCCGCGCTGCTGGACCTGATGGCCCAGTGCAGCGTGGTGCTGGTGGACGGCACCTTCTGGACCGAAGACGAAATGCAGCGCCTGGGCCTGTCGAAAAAAAGCGCCGCCGAGATGGGGCATTTGCCGCAAAGCGGACCGCAGGGCATGATTGCCCAGCTCGACACCCTGCCGGCCGCGACCCGAAAAATCCTCATCCACATCAACAACACCAACCCCATCCTGCGCGAAGACTCCCCGGAGCGTGCCCTGCTGACCGCGCATGGCATTGAAGTCGCGTTCGACGGCATGGACATCGTGTTTTAG
- the pqqA gene encoding pyrroloquinoline quinone precursor peptide PqqA — protein MQWTTPSFTDMRFGFEITMYIANR, from the coding sequence ATGCAATGGACAACACCTTCTTTTACCGACATGCGCTTCGGCTTTGAAATCACCATGTACATCGCCAACCGCTGA
- a CDS encoding alpha/beta fold hydrolase has translation MLKPLPPHTARLLGGRPSLDWPGPAWVSTARHSRMAYRRLGPATGEPWLVLHGGPGSGSQPDLMQAFQPGRHQVIVPDQRGAGLSCPRGRSAGNHTDQLVADLECLRLQLGIERWSLLAGSWGCVLALRYAARYPQRVKRLVLRGAFGLRLAEIRGLLHPHPIRESTVARHPDWPRGPLSGMSRVLAQLEQVLQVGAPRTATLRLIRCWGLLEQGAALHGMWRSLVHAAILKDRPLASEIRRNWAQLRRKRRQAEAGVDRPGIRPADRRGWQKFRIQSHYLRHKGFLRPGALDRAVSMLARHGLPSDWIHGQFDAVCPPGNSRQWIRQSQGLEPGVARGHWPVAGHLAGEPAMRAALRRVVQSLR, from the coding sequence ATGCTAAAGCCCCTTCCGCCGCACACTGCCCGCCTGCTGGGCGGCCGCCCTTCCCTTGACTGGCCGGGGCCTGCCTGGGTGAGCACCGCACGCCACAGCCGCATGGCCTACCGCCGGCTTGGACCCGCCACGGGCGAGCCCTGGCTGGTGCTGCATGGCGGACCGGGCAGCGGCAGCCAGCCCGACCTGATGCAGGCCTTTCAGCCGGGCAGGCATCAAGTCATCGTGCCTGATCAGCGTGGTGCCGGGCTGTCTTGCCCGCGCGGGCGTAGCGCAGGCAACCACACCGATCAACTGGTCGCCGACCTGGAATGTTTGCGCCTGCAACTGGGGATTGAACGCTGGAGTTTGCTGGCCGGCTCCTGGGGATGCGTGCTGGCGCTGCGCTATGCCGCGCGCTACCCGCAACGGGTGAAGCGGCTGGTCTTGCGCGGCGCTTTTGGCTTGCGCCTGGCGGAAATTCGCGGCCTCCTGCATCCCCACCCCATCAGGGAAAGTACCGTGGCACGGCATCCTGATTGGCCACGCGGCCCGCTCAGCGGCATGTCCCGCGTGCTGGCCCAATTGGAGCAGGTGTTGCAAGTTGGAGCACCCCGGACTGCAACATTGCGCCTCATCCGTTGCTGGGGTCTGCTGGAGCAAGGTGCTGCCTTGCATGGCATGTGGCGAAGCCTGGTTCACGCTGCCATCCTGAAGGATCGGCCATTGGCCTCGGAGATTCGCCGGAACTGGGCGCAACTCAGGCGCAAGCGGCGACAGGCTGAAGCCGGCGTGGATCGGCCGGGTATCCGCCCTGCGGACCGGCGTGGCTGGCAAAAATTCAGGATTCAATCCCATTACCTGCGTCACAAGGGATTCCTGCGCCCTGGCGCCCTGGACCGCGCCGTCAGCATGCTCGCAAGGCACGGCCTGCCCAGCGACTGGATCCATGGTCAATTCGACGCAGTGTGTCCGCCAGGCAACAGCCGGCAGTGGATCAGGCAGTCACAAGGTCTGGAGCCTGGCGTGGCTCGCGGACATTGGCCTGTCGCCGGGCACCTGGCCGGGGAGCCCGCCATGCGCGCGGCGCTACGACGCGTTGTACAAAGCCTGCGTTGA
- a CDS encoding MBL fold metallo-hydrolase: protein MALMLKMRWLYCLLCLWGAAQVAQAAPPDCAQARPVDWQAVAPGVWVWLPERIDEISPHNQGHVLPISAVVDSGEALVVDPGPSHQHGLRVRRSLACQLGARVRWVVNTHAHAESVLGNSAFADLQALGLLEIVATAGTREAMQRRCEQCLPYLTSIVGAEAMQGTHIVLPNRITSEGETLAVGRIRLQVMQVRSAHTESDLLLWEPQRRVMWAGGLLYDGRIPELAQGSLNGWLHALPRLKELRPALVVGAAVSVAPDANSLPPAFAATGQYLQALRMRVLQAMDAGLDGSDTRSIQLPDFAGWAGYRQRHGFNVQRAWRELEPEWLDATGPASLSVPDVGR, encoded by the coding sequence ATGGCACTGATGCTGAAAATGCGCTGGCTGTATTGCCTGCTGTGTCTGTGGGGTGCGGCCCAAGTGGCCCAGGCAGCCCCGCCAGACTGCGCGCAAGCCAGGCCTGTGGATTGGCAGGCGGTGGCCCCGGGCGTGTGGGTCTGGCTGCCTGAACGCATTGACGAAATTTCCCCGCACAACCAGGGGCATGTGCTGCCCATCAGCGCGGTAGTGGACTCAGGCGAGGCCCTGGTGGTTGACCCCGGACCCAGTCATCAGCATGGCCTGCGTGTGAGACGCTCGCTGGCCTGCCAGTTGGGTGCCCGGGTGCGCTGGGTCGTCAACACCCATGCGCATGCTGAAAGCGTGCTTGGAAATTCCGCCTTTGCTGATTTGCAGGCCCTGGGCCTGCTGGAGATCGTTGCGACCGCAGGCACCCGTGAAGCCATGCAGCGCAGATGCGAGCAATGCTTGCCGTACCTGACCAGCATCGTCGGTGCCGAGGCGATGCAGGGCACCCATATTGTCTTGCCCAATCGCATAACGAGTGAAGGCGAGACACTGGCAGTGGGCCGAATCCGGCTGCAGGTGATGCAGGTCCGCAGTGCCCATACCGAAAGCGACTTGCTGCTCTGGGAGCCGCAACGCCGTGTCATGTGGGCCGGTGGCTTGCTTTATGACGGCCGTATTCCCGAGCTTGCACAAGGCAGCCTGAATGGCTGGCTGCATGCCTTGCCCCGCTTGAAGGAACTGCGTCCGGCGCTGGTCGTGGGCGCCGCCGTGTCGGTTGCGCCAGATGCCAACTCCTTGCCTCCGGCCTTTGCGGCCACCGGCCAGTATTTGCAGGCGTTGCGCATGCGCGTGCTGCAGGCGATGGATGCCGGCCTGGACGGCAGTGACACCCGGTCGATTCAATTGCCGGACTTTGCCGGCTGGGCAGGCTACAGGCAGCGCCACGGCTTCAATGTCCAGCGCGCATGGCGAGAACTGGAGCCTGAATGGCTCGATGCCACCGGCCCCGCCAGCCTCTCAGTTCCAGACGTCGGGCGGTAG
- a CDS encoding sigma-54-dependent Fis family transcriptional regulator: MRTVMYTPMAGRPVHSPDQEVHELDHPNLIMESHTRSKAYGIDRDDIPDFSPESPARLAQGLDENKFLLEHAMPVMETLHEQIANTHNMVLLTASNGLVLHSLGDMDFLEKAMQVALVPGVCWSEKSKGTNAIGTALTEELPVTIRGSEHFMHANQFLTCSCAPVFDPYGQIIGALDVTGDQRNFHQHTMALVRMSVQMIENHMFADIFPTAVRIHFHTRSEFLGTLVEGIAVFSHEGRFLSANRSAQFQLGMSFNALKGHTFSSLFDIPISRLHELRGNALTKPQQFVLHNGVSVWCRIKMKPLSLWSDGQAINTAASNPFKPPEAKNYAGMAPAAETGFSPARKVQLSTLHYLNTGDPQVATVIQKLSMVRGRDIPIMILGETGTGKDLLAQAIHGDSDRAGHPFVSVNCASIPETLIESELFGYEEGAFTGAKKKGATGKIQQANGGTLFLDEIGDMPRHLQARLLRVLQDKKVSPLGAGREVEVDVAVICATNKNLKEMIVRGEFREDLYYRLNGLVVRLPALRHRTDFEVVMQKILKSLCENGAQIGISADVMTLFHTHQWPGNFRQLHNLLRTAVVMVGCEGVIQRNHLPDDFLEEHEHVLQAVAQPSPSSAAAPENAMPNMPGDTDGQRLQDVALVAMTKMLQHHKGNVSAAAKALGVSRNTVYRRKEQLPPDVWN, translated from the coding sequence ATGAGAACAGTGATGTATACCCCGATGGCGGGTCGCCCGGTGCATTCGCCAGACCAGGAAGTTCATGAGCTTGACCATCCCAATCTGATCATGGAGTCGCATACGCGGTCTAAAGCTTATGGCATAGACCGCGACGACATACCCGATTTTTCACCCGAAAGCCCGGCCAGGCTGGCCCAGGGGCTGGATGAAAACAAGTTCCTGCTGGAGCATGCCATGCCCGTCATGGAAACCCTTCATGAACAAATTGCCAACACCCACAACATGGTGCTGCTGACCGCGTCGAATGGCTTGGTGCTGCACTCGCTGGGCGACATGGATTTCCTGGAAAAGGCGATGCAGGTGGCGTTGGTGCCAGGCGTGTGCTGGTCCGAAAAAAGCAAGGGGACCAACGCCATTGGCACCGCCTTGACAGAAGAACTGCCGGTGACCATACGCGGTTCCGAGCATTTCATGCATGCCAACCAGTTTCTGACGTGTTCATGCGCCCCTGTTTTTGACCCTTACGGCCAGATCATTGGTGCGCTGGATGTGACGGGGGATCAGCGAAATTTTCATCAGCACACCATGGCTCTGGTGCGCATGTCGGTTCAGATGATCGAGAACCACATGTTCGCCGACATTTTCCCGACGGCAGTTCGCATTCACTTTCATACACGCTCCGAATTCCTGGGCACCCTGGTTGAAGGCATCGCCGTTTTCTCGCACGAGGGGCGCTTCCTGTCCGCCAACCGCAGCGCCCAGTTTCAGCTGGGCATGTCCTTCAATGCGCTGAAGGGTCATACTTTTTCTTCCCTGTTTGACATTCCCATCTCCAGGCTCCATGAACTGCGTGGCAATGCCCTGACCAAACCCCAGCAGTTTGTTCTGCACAACGGGGTGTCGGTCTGGTGCAGAATTAAAATGAAACCGCTGAGCCTGTGGTCGGACGGGCAAGCGATCAACACGGCAGCGAGCAACCCGTTCAAACCACCAGAAGCTAAAAATTATGCAGGCATGGCCCCGGCAGCGGAAACAGGCTTTAGCCCTGCGCGCAAAGTACAACTCTCCACTTTGCACTACCTGAACACCGGCGACCCCCAGGTGGCCACCGTCATCCAGAAACTGAGCATGGTGCGTGGCCGTGACATTCCGATCATGATTCTGGGAGAAACCGGGACTGGCAAGGACTTGCTGGCCCAGGCCATTCACGGCGATTCCGACCGGGCCGGCCATCCTTTCGTGTCAGTCAACTGCGCCTCCATTCCCGAGACGCTGATCGAATCAGAATTGTTTGGCTACGAAGAAGGCGCTTTTACCGGAGCCAAGAAAAAAGGCGCCACCGGAAAAATCCAGCAAGCCAACGGCGGTACGCTTTTTCTCGATGAGATTGGCGACATGCCCAGGCACCTGCAGGCACGGTTGCTGCGCGTGCTGCAAGATAAAAAAGTCAGTCCTCTGGGCGCAGGCAGGGAGGTGGAGGTGGACGTGGCCGTGATTTGCGCCACCAACAAGAACCTGAAGGAAATGATCGTCCGGGGAGAGTTTCGCGAGGATCTGTACTATCGCCTCAATGGCCTGGTGGTTCGGCTGCCCGCCTTGCGCCATCGCACCGACTTTGAAGTCGTCATGCAGAAAATCCTGAAAAGCTTGTGCGAAAACGGCGCCCAGATTGGCATTTCGGCCGATGTGATGACCCTGTTCCATACGCACCAATGGCCTGGAAACTTCAGGCAGTTGCACAACCTGTTGCGCACGGCAGTGGTCATGGTCGGCTGCGAAGGTGTGATACAGCGCAACCACTTGCCCGACGATTTTCTCGAAGAGCATGAACATGTGCTGCAAGCGGTTGCACAACCTTCACCTTCTTCTGCAGCCGCTCCGGAAAATGCAATGCCGAACATGCCAGGCGATACCGATGGGCAGCGGCTGCAAGATGTGGCCTTGGTGGCCATGACCAAGATGCTGCAACACCACAAGGGCAATGTGTCGGCGGCGGCCAAGGCGCTGGGCGTGTCCCGCAACACGGTGTACCGCCGCAAGGAACAGCTACCGCCCGACGTCTGGAACTGA
- the pedF gene encoding cytochrome c-550 PedF produces the protein MAACLLTGTAMAHGDVVPQSVNTTTLPPLGEKWLPANPYSEGPAHKEALRIGTSAYNQNCARCHGLEAISGGIAPNLRKIDGDCMGLADAAKKMACYKETDEFFLGTVRRGRVRDGRVYMPPFEGILNQEAIWAIKTYLETRREP, from the coding sequence ATGGCCGCATGCCTGCTAACCGGTACGGCCATGGCGCACGGCGATGTCGTGCCCCAATCAGTCAACACCACGACCCTGCCGCCACTGGGCGAAAAGTGGCTGCCAGCCAACCCTTATAGCGAAGGGCCTGCCCACAAGGAAGCACTGCGTATCGGCACCTCGGCTTATAACCAGAATTGCGCGCGCTGCCATGGTCTTGAAGCCATATCCGGTGGCATTGCACCCAATCTGCGAAAAATTGATGGGGATTGCATGGGTTTGGCGGATGCGGCCAAAAAAATGGCCTGCTACAAGGAAACGGACGAGTTCTTTCTGGGCACCGTTCGGCGTGGCCGGGTGCGTGACGGCCGCGTGTACATGCCTCCTTTTGAGGGTATCCTGAACCAGGAAGCCATCTGGGCGATCAAGACTTATCTGGAAACACGTCGCGAGCCCTGA
- a CDS encoding transporter substrate-binding domain-containing protein: protein MPIPFFPENKHFPMTDPKVQRRTLAVLLPLALGWSAVCAQTELSDLAKIQASGVLKVGVYKNNAPFSDGPVTDMKGLDIDIAKALAKQLQLKLTLLPFDAGENMGDDLRNMVWRGHYLGYGPADVMMHVPVDKYLAQQNRQVFIFAPYMRQTQVLLHDTAVLPSVSGSEDLKGFKLAAERGTGTASVLMAHNAGMLMSQVALYSTGVEAAKAVIDGKAAGAFVMRSQAESILSQSQSQPAHWSMSPLPLYGVPENGWPLGMAVKTDYKDLAQAMQKAMQELRSSGELLAIFKSNGMTLTSP from the coding sequence ATGCCTATCCCTTTTTTTCCTGAAAACAAGCACTTTCCGATGACGGATCCGAAGGTTCAACGTCGCACACTGGCAGTGCTGCTGCCCTTGGCGCTGGGTTGGTCGGCTGTTTGTGCGCAAACCGAACTGAGCGACCTGGCCAAAATTCAGGCCAGCGGCGTATTGAAAGTGGGCGTGTACAAGAACAACGCGCCGTTTTCCGATGGCCCTGTGACGGACATGAAAGGGCTGGACATCGACATTGCCAAGGCCCTGGCCAAACAGCTGCAACTCAAGCTCACACTGCTGCCCTTTGATGCCGGCGAGAACATGGGCGACGACCTGCGCAACATGGTCTGGCGCGGCCATTACCTGGGCTACGGCCCTGCCGATGTCATGATGCATGTGCCGGTGGACAAATACCTGGCGCAGCAAAACCGGCAGGTTTTTATCTTCGCCCCCTACATGCGGCAAACGCAGGTGCTGTTGCATGACACGGCGGTGTTACCCAGTGTCAGTGGTTCTGAAGACCTGAAAGGCTTCAAACTGGCCGCTGAACGTGGCACCGGAACTGCCAGCGTGCTGATGGCGCACAACGCGGGCATGCTGATGTCTCAGGTCGCTCTTTACAGCACGGGCGTGGAAGCCGCCAAGGCGGTTATCGATGGAAAGGCAGCAGGCGCCTTTGTGATGCGTTCGCAGGCCGAATCCATCCTGTCGCAGAGCCAGTCCCAGCCCGCCCATTGGTCAATGAGTCCGCTGCCGCTTTACGGCGTTCCCGAAAACGGCTGGCCGTTGGGAATGGCTGTCAAGACAGACTACAAAGACCTGGCTCAGGCCATGCAAAAGGCGATGCAGGAATTGCGCAGCAGTGGCGAACTGCTGGCCATCTTTAAAAGCAATGGCATGACGCTGACCTCGCCTTGA
- the secA gene encoding preprotein translocase subunit SecA, translated as MASNILTKIFGSRNDRLLKTYRKTVDQINALETQYEKLDDDQLRAKTQEFKDRVAAGETLDALLPEAFAVVREGSKRIMKMRHFDVQMLGGMSLHNGKISEMRTGEGKTLTATLPVYLNALTGKGVHVVTVNDYLASRDARWMGKLYNFLGMSVGINLPNMSREEKQAAYNADITYGTNNEFGFDYLRDNMVYEVGDRVQRGLNFAIVDEVDSILIDEARTPLIISGQAEDHTEMYLAINKVVPLLTRQEGEADPRTGEGVTTPGDYTIDEKTHQVFLTEQGHESAERILFEMGLIPEGATLYDPANISLMHHLYAALRGNLLYHRDQHYVVQEGEVVIVDEFTGRLMSGRRWSDGLHQAVEAKEGVQIQAENQTLASITFQNYFRLYKKLSGMTGTADTEAYEFQEIYGLETTVIPPNRVSKRDDQLDRVYKTTREKYEAAIKDIRECYERGQPVLVGTTSIENSEIIDQLLIKENLPHQVLNAKQHAREADIVAQAGRLKMITIATNMAGRGTDIVLGGNVEKLIEAVEADESLDTVAKEAEIARLQTQCKQENEQVKTLGGLRIIATERHESRRIDNQLRGRSGRQGDPGSSRFYLSLDDPLMRIFAGDRVRSIMERLKMPDGEAIEAGIVTRSIESAQRKVEARNFDIRKQLLEYDDVSNDQRKVIYQQRNDIMDASDLQPQIASLREGCFADLTRQYVPVESVEEQWDVAGLEKTLRDEWHIDLALRQEIESATAITDEEVLEKVSAAAEAAFADKLEKIGKENFTQFERVVLLQSIDSHWREHLSALDYLRQGIHLRGYAQKQPKQEYKREAFELFGQLLDSVKNEVTKTLMTVQVQSGEQLDQAAEALESRAENITNVTYTAPTETGEVETTVDEASQRRQQAVAGSAMPRVGRNDPCPCGSGKKYKLCHGKLT; from the coding sequence ATGGCTTCCAATATCCTGACCAAAATTTTCGGCAGCCGCAACGACCGGCTGCTCAAAACCTACCGTAAAACTGTAGACCAAATCAATGCGCTGGAAACCCAGTATGAAAAGCTGGACGACGACCAGTTGCGCGCTAAAACGCAGGAGTTCAAGGATCGGGTAGCCGCTGGCGAAACACTCGACGCTCTGCTTCCCGAGGCCTTTGCCGTCGTGCGCGAAGGCAGCAAACGCATCATGAAGATGCGTCACTTCGACGTTCAGATGCTGGGCGGCATGTCGCTGCACAACGGCAAGATTTCAGAAATGCGCACGGGTGAAGGCAAGACCCTGACCGCGACGCTGCCGGTGTACCTCAATGCCTTGACCGGCAAGGGCGTGCATGTGGTCACGGTCAATGATTACCTGGCCAGTCGTGACGCCCGCTGGATGGGCAAGCTGTACAACTTCCTCGGCATGAGCGTCGGCATCAACCTGCCGAACATGTCGCGCGAGGAAAAGCAGGCAGCCTACAACGCCGACATCACCTACGGCACCAACAACGAGTTTGGTTTTGATTACCTGCGCGACAACATGGTGTACGAAGTAGGCGACCGGGTGCAGCGCGGCCTGAACTTCGCCATCGTCGATGAGGTCGATTCGATTTTGATTGACGAGGCGCGCACGCCGCTCATCATCAGCGGCCAGGCCGAAGACCACACCGAGATGTACCTGGCGATCAACAAGGTCGTGCCCTTGCTGACGCGCCAGGAGGGCGAAGCCGACCCGCGAACCGGCGAGGGCGTAACAACACCCGGCGACTACACCATCGATGAAAAAACACACCAGGTGTTTTTGACCGAGCAGGGCCATGAAAGCGCCGAGCGCATCCTGTTCGAGATGGGCCTGATTCCCGAAGGCGCCACGCTGTACGACCCGGCCAACATTTCGCTGATGCATCATCTGTATGCAGCCCTGCGCGGCAACCTGCTGTACCACCGCGACCAGCACTACGTGGTGCAAGAAGGCGAAGTCGTGATCGTGGACGAGTTCACGGGGCGCCTGATGTCGGGCCGCCGCTGGAGCGATGGCCTGCACCAGGCGGTTGAAGCCAAGGAAGGCGTGCAGATCCAGGCCGAAAATCAGACCCTGGCCTCGATCACCTTCCAGAACTATTTCCGCCTCTACAAGAAGCTGTCCGGCATGACCGGAACCGCCGACACCGAAGCCTACGAATTCCAGGAAATCTACGGTTTAGAGACCACCGTCATTCCACCCAACCGGGTGAGCAAACGCGATGACCAGCTGGACCGCGTGTACAAAACCACGCGCGAGAAATACGAAGCGGCCATCAAGGACATTCGCGAGTGTTATGAGCGCGGCCAGCCGGTGCTGGTCGGAACGACCTCCATCGAGAACTCCGAAATCATCGACCAGTTGCTGATCAAGGAAAACCTGCCGCACCAGGTGCTCAACGCCAAGCAGCATGCCAGAGAGGCCGACATCGTCGCGCAGGCCGGCCGGCTGAAGATGATCACCATCGCCACCAACATGGCCGGGCGCGGTACCGACATCGTGCTGGGCGGCAATGTTGAAAAACTGATTGAAGCGGTGGAGGCGGACGAGTCCCTCGATACCGTTGCGAAGGAAGCCGAAATCGCGCGCTTGCAGACCCAGTGCAAGCAGGAAAACGAGCAGGTCAAAACACTGGGCGGTTTGCGCATCATTGCCACCGAGCGCCACGAGTCGCGCCGTATTGACAATCAGTTGCGTGGCCGTTCGGGTCGCCAGGGTGATCCCGGTTCTTCACGCTTTTACCTGAGCCTGGACGACCCGCTGATGCGTATTTTTGCCGGTGACCGGGTCAGGTCCATCATGGAGCGGCTGAAGATGCCCGATGGCGAGGCGATTGAAGCCGGCATTGTCACGCGCAGCATCGAGTCGGCCCAGCGCAAGGTCGAGGCGCGCAATTTCGATATCCGCAAGCAACTGCTTGAATACGACGATGTGTCCAATGACCAGCGCAAGGTGATTTACCAGCAGCGCAACGACATCATGGATGCCAGCGATCTCCAGCCGCAAATTGCCTCCTTGCGTGAGGGTTGCTTCGCTGACCTGACGCGGCAGTACGTCCCGGTGGAAAGCGTCGAGGAACAATGGGATGTGGCCGGGCTTGAAAAAACACTCCGCGACGAGTGGCACATCGACCTGGCCTTGCGCCAGGAAATCGAATCCGCCACGGCGATCACGGATGAGGAAGTGCTTGAAAAGGTCAGTGCAGCCGCGGAGGCGGCATTTGCCGACAAGCTGGAAAAGATCGGCAAGGAAAATTTCACCCAGTTCGAGCGTGTGGTGCTGCTCCAAAGCATTGACAGCCACTGGCGTGAACACCTGAGTGCCCTGGACTATTTGCGCCAGGGCATTCATCTGCGTGGCTATGCCCAAAAGCAGCCCAAGCAGGAATACAAGCGAGAGGCGTTTGAGTTGTTTGGCCAGCTTCTCGACAGCGTGAAGAACGAAGTCACCAAAACGCTGATGACGGTCCAGGTCCAGTCGGGCGAACAACTCGACCAGGCGGCCGAAGCCCTCGAAAGCCGGGCCGAAAACATCACCAACGTGACCTACACCGCTCCCACTGAAACGGGTGAAGTGGAAACGACGGTCGATGAAGCCTCGCAGCGGCGTCAGCAGGCTGTTGCAGGTTCGGCCATGCCGCGCGTTGGCCGCAATGATCCCTGCCCCTGTGGTTCGGGTAAAAAATACAAGCTCTGCCACGGCAAGCTGACCTGA
- the argJ gene encoding bifunctional glutamate N-acetyltransferase/amino-acid acetyltransferase ArgJ, which translates to MPVNLLATPAADLYPVPGVRWGIAEAGIRKANRKDLAVLLLDEGASVGAVFTQNRFCAAPVQICREHLAANSGQNHGIRAMLINTGNANAGTGHDGLMRAQSTCIELARALNLSPEQILPFSTGVIMEPLPHDRIAAGLPAALADAKADNWANAAEAIMTTDTVPKAFSTRITLGGATVTVTGISKGAGMIRPNMATMLGFLATDACVSQVLMAQLAKELADASFNRITIDGDTSTNDSFVVIASNQAAHTPVTSLDSPDGQALRTAMMGIAQQLAQAIVRDGEGATKFMTIRVEGGKTGEECRQVGYAIAHSPLVKTAFFASDPNLGRILAAVGYAGIADLDQTRIDLYLDDVLVAKNGGRHADYVEADGQRVMKQSEITVRVVLGRGEALDTIWTCDLSYDYVKINADYRS; encoded by the coding sequence ATGCCTGTGAACCTGCTTGCCACGCCCGCCGCTGATCTCTACCCTGTGCCCGGTGTGCGCTGGGGTATTGCTGAAGCGGGCATTCGCAAAGCCAACCGCAAAGATCTCGCCGTGCTGCTGCTCGATGAAGGTGCTTCGGTGGGCGCTGTTTTCACCCAGAACAGGTTTTGCGCCGCCCCGGTGCAAATCTGCCGCGAGCATCTGGCTGCAAATTCTGGTCAGAACCACGGCATCCGTGCCATGCTGATCAACACCGGCAATGCCAATGCAGGAACCGGCCACGATGGCTTGATGCGTGCACAGTCCACCTGTATCGAACTGGCTCGCGCCCTGAATCTTTCGCCTGAGCAGATACTGCCGTTTTCTACCGGCGTCATCATGGAGCCTTTGCCCCATGACCGGATTGCGGCAGGGCTTCCTGCGGCGCTGGCCGATGCCAAAGCCGACAACTGGGCCAACGCCGCCGAAGCCATCATGACCACCGACACGGTGCCCAAGGCATTTTCGACCCGCATCACCCTGGGGGGCGCAACCGTCACCGTCACTGGCATCAGCAAGGGCGCGGGCATGATCCGCCCCAACATGGCGACGATGCTGGGCTTCCTGGCCACCGATGCCTGCGTGTCGCAGGTCTTGATGGCGCAACTGGCCAAGGAACTGGCTGATGCCTCCTTCAACCGCATCACGATTGACGGCGATACCTCCACCAATGACTCGTTCGTGGTCATTGCCAGCAACCAGGCCGCACACACGCCCGTCACGTCACTGGACAGCCCGGACGGCCAGGCCCTGCGCACGGCCATGATGGGCATCGCGCAACAACTGGCGCAGGCCATCGTGCGCGATGGCGAAGGCGCAACCAAGTTCATGACCATTCGGGTCGAGGGCGGAAAAACCGGCGAGGAGTGCCGCCAGGTGGGCTATGCCATCGCCCATTCGCCGCTGGTCAAGACGGCATTTTTTGCCAGCGACCCCAACCTGGGCCGGATTCTGGCGGCTGTCGGTTATGCCGGCATTGCCGACCTGGACCAGACGCGGATTGACCTGTACCTGGATGACGTGCTGGTGGCCAAAAATGGCGGCCGGCATGCGGACTACGTCGAAGCCGACGGCCAGCGGGTGATGAAGCAAAGCGAGATCACCGTGCGGGTGGTGCTGGGCCGGGGTGAGGCTCTAGATACCATCTGGACCTGCGACCTGTCCTATGACTATGTCAAGATCAACGCGGATTACCGCAGCTAA